Proteins from one Verrucomicrobiaceae bacterium genomic window:
- a CDS encoding YcxB family protein, whose protein sequence is MPHEFEVTVDSSMMKAAWHAWFFRGQRIWTLLVAAGLVLVSAYFDSRSGGLGTISIIGLTVLGLAALIFVTSYMIGLRRSLSKLDMITDGRAAYRLTDETIEARSSLGSVSLAWTAIAELRRYRDLVLLGFQGAMYSIVPASQIPDASLAFMVERCRAAGAKITDR, encoded by the coding sequence ATGCCGCACGAGTTTGAGGTCACAGTTGATTCGTCCATGATGAAGGCCGCTTGGCACGCTTGGTTTTTCCGGGGACAGCGCATCTGGACTCTGCTGGTAGCCGCTGGGCTCGTTCTGGTCAGTGCCTACTTTGACTCTCGCTCGGGAGGTCTTGGCACTATTTCGATCATCGGACTGACAGTGCTTGGATTGGCGGCTCTTATCTTTGTTACCAGCTACATGATCGGGCTGCGTCGCTCGCTCTCCAAGCTCGATATGATCACAGACGGCAGAGCTGCATACCGCCTGACCGACGAGACCATCGAGGCACGGAGTTCGCTTGGTTCCGTTTCACTCGCATGGACAGCCATTGCCGAGCTGCGGAGATACAGAGACCTAGTTTTGCTCGGTTTCCAAGGTGCCATGTATTCCATTGTTCCAGCCTCGCAGATTCCAGACGCATCCCTCGCCTTCATGGTGGAGAGGTGCAGGGCCGCAGGGGCTAAGATTACCGACCGATGA